From Acidothermus cellulolyticus 11B, a single genomic window includes:
- a CDS encoding HAMP domain-containing sensor histidine kinase: MRVRLLALAAATTSLVVVAFIVPLFFLIRSLARENALNRGLLDSQQVVAAIQGTTTLDGLRHLVSADQSANAISSSIWLDDGTWVGPVPPDAGSPSLVLAHGTPVGTNARQVNVAYRGGLEIWNPVAWGSRTLVVRTFVPPSIVQRGVLPATLVLVGTGAVLLIVAMLVADRLARRTAAPVIALAETAHRLSDGELHARAPVTGFREVAAVGSALNRLAQRITELLDAEREQVADLSHRLRTPLAALRLAAEGLPASPEATRVLEQVDALERAVGDVIREARRGVRAVPAAGCDAAEVVRQRAAFWSVLAEDQKRRMDVYVPDGPCPVAVGPEDLAAAVDALLENVFAHTPEGVGMCVTVERLDGQVRVEVADEGPGIPDGVVHRGRSGTGSTGLGLDIARRTAESGGGELRIGRSPSGGAAVRLSFRAVG, translated from the coding sequence ATGCGCGTTCGGCTGCTCGCGCTCGCTGCGGCGACCACGTCGCTGGTTGTCGTGGCATTTATCGTCCCGTTGTTCTTTCTCATTCGGTCGCTTGCCCGCGAGAATGCGCTGAACCGGGGACTGCTCGATTCGCAGCAGGTCGTCGCGGCGATCCAAGGGACGACCACACTGGACGGATTGCGGCATCTCGTATCCGCTGACCAGTCGGCCAACGCGATCAGCTCGTCCATCTGGTTGGACGACGGAACCTGGGTGGGGCCGGTTCCCCCGGACGCCGGGTCGCCCAGCCTGGTCCTGGCGCACGGCACGCCGGTCGGCACCAACGCCCGGCAGGTGAATGTCGCCTATCGGGGCGGCTTGGAGATCTGGAATCCGGTGGCCTGGGGGTCGCGGACCCTCGTGGTCCGCACCTTCGTACCCCCGTCCATCGTCCAGCGGGGGGTGCTGCCGGCGACCCTCGTGCTCGTCGGCACGGGAGCCGTGCTTCTGATCGTGGCGATGCTGGTCGCCGATCGGCTGGCCCGGCGGACCGCCGCTCCGGTCATCGCGCTCGCGGAAACCGCGCATCGGCTCTCGGACGGCGAACTGCACGCGCGGGCTCCGGTCACCGGGTTCCGCGAGGTGGCCGCCGTCGGCTCAGCGTTGAATCGCCTCGCCCAGCGCATCACCGAGTTGCTGGACGCCGAACGCGAGCAAGTCGCCGACCTGTCGCATCGGTTGCGCACTCCGCTGGCCGCGCTCCGCCTGGCGGCCGAGGGACTCCCGGCGTCCCCGGAAGCGACTCGAGTCCTGGAGCAGGTGGACGCGTTGGAACGGGCGGTGGGGGATGTCATCCGGGAGGCACGGCGGGGGGTTCGGGCGGTGCCGGCGGCGGGCTGTGATGCAGCGGAGGTGGTTCGGCAACGGGCCGCTTTCTGGTCGGTGCTGGCCGAGGATCAGAAACGGCGCATGGACGTGTACGTGCCGGACGGGCCGTGTCCGGTGGCGGTCGGCCCGGAGGACCTGGCCGCCGCGGTCGACGCGCTGCTGGAGAACGTGTTCGCGCACACGCCCGAGGGGGTCGGCATGTGCGTCACCGTCGAGCGCCTCGATGGGCAGGTCCGCGTCGAGGTGGCCGACGAGGGCCCGGGCATCCCGGACGGCGTTGTCCACCGCGGCCGCAGCGGTACTGGCTCGACCGGCCTCGGTCTCGACATCGCCCGCCGGACTGCGGAGAGCGGCGGCGGGGAACTGCGCATCGGCCGGTCGCCGTCCGGCGGAGCGGCGGTGCGGCTCAGTTTTCGGGCCGTCGGTTGA
- a CDS encoding response regulator transcription factor — MPRLLLIEDDPAIRTTLTRSLTEKGHAVASAPSAMTGLQAVVAEAPDLVVLDLGLPDLDGGTLIQMVRAVSKVPIIVATARDDEREMVRILDAGADDYVVKPFASDHLEARIRAVLRRTAADGAMPPLVVGGLRIDRRSREATLDGRPLDLTRKEFDLLAYLAEHAGEVVTKRAILAEVWQQAYGGADKTVDVHLSWLRRKLGETALEPRYLVSIRGVGVKLVDPTAG, encoded by the coding sequence GTGCCGCGGTTGTTGCTCATCGAAGATGATCCGGCGATCCGGACGACGCTTACCCGCTCGCTCACCGAGAAAGGGCATGCCGTGGCGTCCGCGCCGTCGGCAATGACGGGGTTGCAGGCCGTGGTGGCGGAGGCGCCTGACCTCGTCGTCCTCGACCTCGGCTTGCCGGACCTCGACGGGGGGACGCTGATTCAAATGGTCCGTGCGGTCAGCAAAGTCCCGATCATCGTTGCCACCGCGCGGGACGACGAACGGGAAATGGTCCGCATTCTCGACGCCGGAGCCGACGACTACGTCGTCAAACCCTTCGCCTCCGACCATCTCGAGGCTCGAATCCGGGCAGTGCTTCGGCGTACCGCGGCGGACGGCGCCATGCCACCGCTTGTCGTCGGCGGATTGCGGATCGACCGGCGGTCCAGGGAAGCGACGTTGGACGGGCGTCCGCTTGACCTTACCCGCAAGGAATTCGACCTGCTGGCATATCTCGCCGAACATGCCGGTGAAGTGGTCACGAAACGAGCGATTCTCGCCGAGGTCTGGCAGCAGGCATATGGCGGCGCGGACAAGACCGTCGACGTCCACCTGTCGTGGTTGCGGCGCAAACTCGGCGAAACCGCTCTTGAGCCGCGGTATCTCGTGAGCATCCGGGGAGTGGGAGTCAAGCTCGTGGACCCCACGGCCGGCTAG
- a CDS encoding OsmC family protein codes for MATTRTATTHWEGPLLDGGKGTVSLDSSGLGSYEVNWPARAEQPNGMTSPEELIAAAHSACYSMALSNALAKAGHTDITLETTADVTFQPGQGITGITIRVRGRVPGLSAEQFASFAEDAKVNCPVSKALAATPISLDATLA; via the coding sequence ATGGCAACGACCCGTACCGCGACGACGCATTGGGAAGGCCCGCTCCTCGACGGCGGCAAAGGGACCGTGAGCCTGGATTCATCGGGGCTTGGCAGCTACGAGGTCAACTGGCCGGCGCGGGCCGAGCAACCGAACGGCATGACGAGCCCGGAAGAGCTCATCGCCGCGGCCCATTCGGCGTGCTACTCCATGGCGCTCTCCAATGCGCTGGCAAAGGCCGGTCACACCGACATCACGCTGGAGACCACCGCGGACGTGACGTTCCAACCCGGCCAGGGCATCACCGGTATCACGATCAGGGTTCGTGGCCGGGTACCCGGGCTCAGCGCCGAGCAGTTCGCCAGCTTTGCGGAGGACGCCAAGGTGAATTGCCCGGTGAGCAAGGCGCTCGCGGCTACGCCGATCTCGCTGGACGCCACACTCGCCTAG
- a CDS encoding globin: protein MSAPAESQPATVYDAVGGSETFRLLVDRFYAGVATDPVLRPLYPEEDLSGARERLRMFLEQYWGGPRTYSERRGHPRLRLRHAPFRIGPAERDAWLGHMRRALESLQLPESLATTMWDYFVSAAHSLVNAES, encoded by the coding sequence GTGTCTGCCCCAGCAGAATCCCAGCCCGCCACCGTCTACGACGCGGTCGGCGGCAGTGAGACATTTCGGCTGCTCGTCGACCGCTTTTACGCCGGGGTCGCGACCGATCCGGTTCTCCGCCCGCTGTATCCGGAGGAAGATCTGTCGGGTGCCCGCGAACGGCTGCGCATGTTCCTCGAGCAGTACTGGGGCGGCCCGCGCACCTACAGCGAGCGGCGGGGGCATCCGCGACTTCGGCTGCGCCACGCGCCGTTCCGCATCGGGCCGGCCGAACGCGACGCGTGGCTCGGTCACATGCGGAGGGCGTTGGAGAGTCTGCAGCTTCCGGAATCACTTGCGACGACGATGTGGGACTACTTCGTGTCCGCCGCCCATAGCCTCGTGAACGCGGAGTCATGA